A genome region from Alicyclobacillus acidocaldarius subsp. acidocaldarius DSM 446 includes the following:
- a CDS encoding 7-carboxy-7-deazaguanine synthase QueE, with amino-acid sequence MSGDAFVRAPWEEAYEEAKRGDPGQISLPMVEIFETVEGEGTRAGFPTTFVRVFHCNLRCTWCDTPYSYAPERPAFHATLREIAEQVEAFGWPNVCLTGGEPLIHRHKSQLLIEAIAGIPSVRDVHVETNGAIDVRPYVRLRDASARLRDVVRFIVDYKLPASGEESRMIGEHLTSLSERDEVKFVIADERDFARALEVMEAHPTRATILMSPVWETMPPRDLVALILKHRLRDVKLSLQLHKVIWDPNARGV; translated from the coding sequence GTGAGCGGTGACGCTTTCGTGCGCGCGCCGTGGGAGGAAGCCTACGAAGAGGCGAAGCGCGGCGATCCCGGCCAGATCTCGCTGCCCATGGTCGAGATCTTTGAAACCGTCGAGGGCGAGGGAACGCGGGCGGGCTTCCCCACCACCTTCGTGCGGGTGTTCCACTGCAATCTGCGCTGCACGTGGTGCGACACGCCGTACAGCTATGCGCCGGAGCGCCCGGCCTTTCATGCGACGCTTCGGGAGATCGCCGAGCAGGTCGAGGCGTTTGGCTGGCCGAACGTGTGCCTCACGGGCGGCGAGCCCCTGATCCATCGGCACAAGTCGCAGTTGCTCATTGAGGCCATCGCGGGCATCCCATCCGTTCGGGACGTGCACGTCGAGACGAACGGCGCCATCGACGTGCGCCCGTACGTCCGGTTGCGCGACGCCTCGGCCCGGCTGCGCGACGTGGTGCGGTTCATCGTCGACTACAAGCTGCCCGCGAGCGGAGAAGAGAGCCGCATGATCGGCGAGCACCTGACGTCCTTGTCCGAGCGGGACGAGGTGAAATTTGTGATCGCCGACGAGCGCGACTTCGCGCGCGCCCTGGAGGTCATGGAGGCCCATCCCACGCGAGCGACCATCCTGATGAGCCCGGTGTGGGAGACCATGCCGCCTCGGGATCTCGTGGCGCTCATCCTGAAGCATCGCCTGCGCGACGTGAAGCTGAGCCTGCAGCTGCACAAGGTCATCTGGGATCCGAACGCGCGCGGGGTGTAA
- a CDS encoding aspartyl-phosphate phosphatase Spo0E family protein, producing MSEKGQTTDLIEHLRKKMMERAAEARSLQDSEVIRLSQLLDLHLVALMRPRPAGEAHTAQRPGHCDLPPASGEGRRLDASRIRLHRRRFQVIGRALDTTGWS from the coding sequence ATGTCAGAAAAAGGACAGACGACGGACCTCATTGAACATCTGCGAAAAAAGATGATGGAGCGCGCCGCCGAGGCCCGCAGCCTGCAGGACAGCGAAGTCATTCGCCTCAGCCAACTGTTGGATCTTCATCTCGTCGCGCTGATGCGCCCTCGTCCTGCCGGGGAAGCGCACACCGCGCAAAGGCCGGGGCATTGCGATCTGCCGCCCGCGTCGGGTGAAGGGCGTAGGCTGGATGCTTCGCGCATTCGCCTGCACCGGAGGCGCTTTCAGGTCATCGGCCGGGCGCTTGACACCACCGGGTGGTCGTAG
- a CDS encoding haloacid dehalogenase type II has translation MLILFDAYGTLFDWHGGMAQALAQEGVEVDEAARLAAEIRGVQLQLAWHAALTEAYRDFDRVTRDAVAHVLQGRFEPETLERIARAQDHLPLFPDVAEGLNRLRGEQLAILSNGTLRALQAALSRHGLLFAFDHVVSVDPVRTYKPARRAYQHALQVLKAEKRDVVFVSSNDWDAAAAEHFGFRACHLNRTDGRALPYGRAPHAVIRSMAELPHLLSSIRTP, from the coding sequence GTGCTCATCCTGTTTGACGCATATGGAACGCTCTTCGACTGGCACGGCGGCATGGCACAGGCCCTGGCCCAAGAAGGCGTTGAAGTCGATGAAGCCGCCCGGCTCGCGGCGGAAATTCGCGGCGTCCAGCTCCAACTGGCGTGGCATGCGGCCCTCACCGAAGCCTACCGCGACTTCGACCGCGTGACGCGCGACGCGGTGGCGCACGTCTTGCAGGGGCGCTTCGAACCAGAGACCCTGGAGCGAATCGCCCGCGCGCAGGACCACCTGCCTCTGTTCCCCGACGTCGCGGAAGGCCTCAATCGGCTTCGCGGCGAGCAACTCGCCATCCTGTCGAACGGCACGCTGCGCGCGCTCCAGGCGGCCCTGTCCCGGCACGGCCTCCTGTTTGCGTTCGATCACGTCGTGAGCGTGGATCCCGTTCGGACCTACAAACCCGCGCGCCGCGCTTACCAACATGCGCTTCAGGTCCTTAAAGCGGAGAAGCGGGACGTCGTGTTCGTGTCGAGCAACGACTGGGACGCCGCCGCCGCGGAACACTTCGGATTTCGCGCCTGTCACCTCAACCGAACCGACGGCCGCGCACTGCCCTATGGGCGCGCGCCGCACGCGGTCATTCGGTCGATGGCCGAGCTCCCCCATCTCCTCTCGTCCATCCGGACACCATGA
- a CDS encoding inorganic phosphate transporter codes for MVLAAWLVAMFFAANIGASGTAASMGAAYGAGAVRRKWMALFLVSVFAFLGATLGGGRVVSTISNGIVPSRLVTVEITLIVLAAACATLFISNVVGVPLSTSEVTVGAVVGAGLAVGHVHTGRLAFIVSMWLVVPFLSMVLSYLLGLIARRLDPWVGKRGRAVAAALHVVLLASGCYEAFSAGMHNVANAVGPLVASHVLTVHAGLYWGALFVALGAFALGGRVLETNAKRITNLSVLQGIVVSVTSASLVLAAALGGIPVPQVQATTLAIFGVGQSHIGLDVWRQKVVRTILKTWLVSPLVAMLASYLVIEAVVMGSYVPLVVSIGSVVVALLYWSMRPQPALRAARAEKPAWTAAPVRKGQAADRHDIV; via the coding sequence ATGGTCTTAGCGGCTTGGCTGGTCGCCATGTTTTTCGCAGCCAATATCGGGGCGAGCGGTACAGCGGCCTCCATGGGCGCCGCGTACGGTGCCGGGGCGGTTCGCCGGAAGTGGATGGCGCTCTTTCTCGTCTCCGTGTTCGCGTTCCTCGGGGCGACCCTGGGAGGCGGCAGGGTGGTTTCCACCATCTCGAACGGGATTGTCCCGTCGCGGCTCGTGACGGTCGAAATCACGCTCATCGTCCTGGCCGCCGCGTGCGCGACGCTGTTTATCTCCAACGTCGTCGGCGTGCCGCTGTCGACGAGCGAGGTGACGGTCGGAGCCGTGGTGGGGGCGGGACTCGCGGTCGGGCACGTGCACACAGGCCGGTTGGCGTTCATCGTGTCCATGTGGCTCGTGGTCCCCTTCCTGTCGATGGTGCTTTCGTATCTGCTCGGCCTCATCGCGCGCAGGCTCGACCCGTGGGTCGGCAAGCGCGGGCGCGCGGTGGCAGCCGCGCTGCACGTGGTTCTTCTCGCCTCTGGATGCTACGAGGCGTTCTCTGCCGGTATGCACAACGTCGCCAACGCGGTCGGACCCCTCGTCGCGTCCCACGTGTTGACCGTGCACGCCGGCCTGTACTGGGGTGCGCTGTTTGTCGCCCTGGGCGCGTTTGCGCTTGGCGGGCGCGTGCTCGAGACCAATGCTAAGCGGATCACCAATCTGTCTGTGCTTCAAGGCATTGTGGTCTCGGTCACCAGCGCGAGCTTGGTCCTGGCTGCCGCGCTCGGCGGCATCCCTGTGCCCCAGGTTCAGGCGACGACGCTCGCCATCTTCGGCGTCGGTCAATCGCACATCGGACTCGATGTGTGGCGCCAGAAGGTGGTTCGGACCATCCTCAAGACGTGGCTGGTTTCGCCGCTCGTCGCGATGCTCGCGAGCTATCTCGTCATTGAGGCGGTGGTGATGGGCTCGTACGTCCCGCTCGTCGTTTCAATTGGATCCGTCGTGGTCGCCTTGTTGTACTGGAGCATGCGGCCTCAGCCGGCGCTCCGAGCGGCACGCGCGGAAAAGCCGGCGTGGACGGCGGCGCCTGTTCGAAAGGGCCAGGCGGCGGATCGCCACGATATCGTCTAG
- the metA gene encoding homoserine O-acetyltransferase MetA, with the protein MPIKVPDDLPAKEILAAEQIFVMGYQRAFTQDIRPLKILILNLMPKKEVTETQLLRLLGNSPLQVEVTLLRMRSHVAKNTPAEHLEMFYQTFDEVSEQAFDGMIITGAPVEHLPFEEVTYWDELCEILDWTRSAVTSTLHICWAAQAGLYRHYGIPKRPLAEKCFGVFEHTVDLRCDLTRGFDDRFLAPHSRHTDVAIEDVARVPELQILSTSSEAGLYLAATPDASQIFVTGHPEYDATTLAEEYERDVQRGMEIQLPKNYFPGDDPTQAPLNRWRAHANLLFANWLNYCVYQVTPYDLSGRVRKRQAQA; encoded by the coding sequence ATGCCCATCAAGGTGCCGGACGATCTGCCCGCGAAAGAAATTCTCGCCGCCGAGCAGATCTTTGTCATGGGCTATCAGCGGGCGTTCACGCAGGACATCCGTCCTCTCAAAATCTTGATCCTCAACCTCATGCCGAAAAAAGAGGTCACCGAGACGCAGCTTCTTCGCCTGCTTGGAAACTCGCCTCTGCAGGTGGAGGTCACGCTCCTGCGCATGCGCTCCCACGTGGCGAAAAATACGCCGGCTGAGCACCTGGAGATGTTTTATCAGACGTTTGATGAGGTGTCCGAGCAGGCGTTTGACGGCATGATCATCACGGGCGCTCCCGTTGAGCACCTTCCCTTTGAAGAAGTGACGTACTGGGACGAGTTGTGCGAGATCCTGGACTGGACGCGATCGGCGGTGACGTCCACCTTGCACATCTGTTGGGCGGCGCAGGCGGGCCTGTACAGGCACTACGGCATTCCGAAGCGGCCGCTTGCGGAGAAGTGTTTCGGGGTGTTCGAGCACACGGTCGATTTACGCTGCGACCTGACGCGCGGATTCGACGATCGCTTTCTGGCGCCGCATTCCCGCCATACGGACGTCGCCATCGAAGACGTCGCGCGCGTGCCCGAACTGCAAATTTTGTCCACGTCGTCCGAGGCGGGCCTGTATCTCGCCGCGACACCGGACGCGAGCCAGATTTTTGTGACCGGCCACCCCGAGTATGACGCGACGACGCTCGCGGAGGAGTACGAGCGGGACGTCCAGCGCGGAATGGAGATCCAGCTACCCAAGAACTATTTCCCAGGCGATGATCCCACCCAAGCGCCGCTCAATCGCTGGCGAGCCCACGCCAACCTGCTGTTCGCGAACTGGTTGAACTACTGCGTGTATCAGGTGACACCGTACGATCTCAGCGGCCGCGTCCGCAAGCGCCAGGCTCAAGCGTGA
- a CDS encoding SGNH/GDSL hydrolase family protein, with amino-acid sequence MRRRQAILPVARRAHAWRRRLGWVASGALLAVGGWCVGWLQSRDTSVLAADGTAALSARLTTEKVMVVGGSMAHGWKDPHDDSYLRRAFAALSASTDTTYTYDDRTVVGGSPVTLDRDGKYQAWLEEDRPQVVVLSWGLLNDIYDKTPLEAFRQAIADEIEEALAQHAVVLVVTSPVTKATATYNHAEDEAYMQVESDVVASFDNPDVYYLDLNRDMTLYMEAHHQTWTMYYGDAWHPNEAGHVLAGRLLFDELVSTFGMGPIAWQPTGSPNPGNATGNATGNATGNATGNATGNATGNATGNATGNATGNATGAGGANASRPVA; translated from the coding sequence ATGAGGCGAAGGCAGGCCATCCTTCCGGTCGCCAGGCGCGCTCACGCGTGGCGTCGGCGGCTCGGATGGGTCGCTTCGGGCGCGCTTTTGGCCGTGGGCGGATGGTGCGTGGGGTGGCTGCAGAGCCGGGACACGAGCGTGCTCGCGGCCGACGGCACGGCCGCCTTGTCGGCTCGGTTGACGACGGAGAAGGTGATGGTCGTCGGCGGATCCATGGCGCACGGGTGGAAGGATCCTCACGACGACAGCTACCTCCGCCGCGCCTTCGCCGCGCTGTCGGCCTCGACGGACACCACGTACACGTACGACGATCGGACGGTGGTCGGCGGATCGCCGGTGACGCTTGACCGAGACGGCAAGTACCAGGCATGGCTGGAGGAAGATCGGCCTCAGGTGGTCGTCCTCTCGTGGGGGCTTCTCAACGATATCTACGACAAGACGCCGTTGGAGGCGTTTCGGCAAGCCATCGCGGACGAAATCGAGGAAGCGCTCGCGCAGCACGCGGTGGTGCTCGTGGTCACTTCACCGGTCACCAAAGCCACCGCGACGTACAATCACGCCGAGGACGAGGCGTACATGCAGGTGGAGAGCGACGTCGTCGCCTCGTTTGACAACCCGGACGTCTACTATCTCGACTTGAACCGCGACATGACGCTGTATATGGAAGCTCATCATCAAACGTGGACAATGTACTATGGGGACGCCTGGCATCCGAATGAGGCCGGGCACGTTCTCGCGGGGCGACTGTTGTTCGACGAACTCGTGTCCACGTTCGGCATGGGCCCCATCGCGTGGCAGCCGACGGGATCGCCCAACCCCGGGAACGCCACGGGGAACGCCACGGGGAACGCCACGGGGAACGCCACGGGGAACGCCACGGGGAACGCCACGGGGAACGCCACGGGGAACGCCACGGGGAACGCCACGGGGAACGCCACGGGGGCGGGCGGCGCAAACGCTTCCCGGCCAGTCGCTTGA
- a CDS encoding heavy-metal-associated domain-containing protein: MTLSTLTLRDATCPLCANKVSVALHAVEGVRHFDVDLADQIAVVTFDDDVVGRDHICRIIDRAHCDDHGPVM, translated from the coding sequence ATGACCTTGTCAACGCTGACGCTTCGCGACGCCACGTGTCCCCTGTGCGCGAACAAGGTCTCCGTGGCGCTGCATGCGGTGGAAGGCGTGCGCCACTTCGACGTGGATCTGGCCGATCAGATTGCGGTTGTGACGTTCGACGACGACGTCGTGGGCCGGGACCACATCTGCCGGATCATCGACCGGGCGCATTGCGACGATCACGGCCCCGTGATGTGA
- the lgt gene encoding prolipoprotein diacylglyceryl transferase has product MHSYWFFIGSFPVRSYSTIFALAFLLGLGVTLYLAKIRGNPGDADHWWGLAPWLLVGGIVGARFWQVFFFDWGYYSAHPGQIVQVWNGGLSIQGGIAGALVAAIWYLRRHRLSFLHFADIATPGILLGQSIGRDADFMNGSAFGAPTHKGFGEVYPPGTLAYETYGSQPLWPAVTWEGMVDVALFALLFVILQRKKGWPLGFPFAYYLVAYNVCRFFLEMLRGDSPRGAFGWDAAQWTALVSVAVGLALLIWVFLKEKRKTPLGVHDKMGEGE; this is encoded by the coding sequence GTGCACTCGTACTGGTTCTTCATTGGCTCCTTCCCGGTTCGCTCATACAGCACGATTTTTGCGCTCGCGTTTCTGCTCGGCCTCGGTGTGACCCTTTATCTCGCGAAAATCCGAGGCAATCCTGGAGATGCGGACCACTGGTGGGGGCTCGCGCCCTGGCTTCTCGTGGGCGGCATTGTGGGTGCCCGGTTTTGGCAGGTCTTCTTTTTCGACTGGGGCTACTACTCTGCGCATCCCGGGCAGATTGTCCAGGTGTGGAACGGCGGCCTGTCCATTCAGGGTGGGATTGCGGGCGCGCTGGTGGCGGCCATCTGGTATCTGCGCAGGCATCGCTTGAGTTTCCTGCATTTCGCGGACATTGCCACGCCGGGGATCCTCTTGGGACAGAGCATCGGGCGGGATGCCGACTTTATGAACGGCAGTGCGTTTGGCGCGCCGACACACAAGGGCTTCGGCGAGGTGTATCCGCCGGGCACGCTCGCGTACGAGACCTACGGAAGCCAGCCCCTGTGGCCCGCGGTGACGTGGGAGGGCATGGTGGACGTCGCCCTGTTCGCGCTGTTGTTCGTGATCTTGCAGCGCAAAAAGGGCTGGCCGCTCGGCTTTCCATTTGCCTACTATCTCGTGGCCTACAACGTGTGTCGTTTCTTTTTGGAGATGCTGCGTGGAGACTCGCCCCGCGGCGCCTTTGGCTGGGATGCCGCACAGTGGACGGCGCTCGTATCGGTCGCCGTGGGGCTGGCGCTTTTGATTTGGGTGTTTCTCAAGGAGAAGCGAAAGACGCCGCTCGGCGTCCACGACAAGATGGGCGAGGGCGAATGA
- a CDS encoding alpha/beta-type small acid-soluble spore protein — protein MANNSGSNRTLVPQASKALDQMKYEIATEFGVNLGPDTTSRQNGSVGGEITKRLVAYAEQSLAGRA, from the coding sequence ATGGCAAACAACTCGGGTAGCAATCGCACGCTCGTTCCGCAGGCTTCGAAGGCGCTGGATCAGATGAAGTACGAGATCGCGACGGAGTTCGGGGTCAACCTTGGCCCGGACACCACCTCCCGCCAGAACGGCTCGGTGGGTGGCGAGATCACGAAGCGCCTCGTGGCGTACGCGGAGCAAAGCCTCGCGGGCCGCGCGTAA
- a CDS encoding spore germination protein, whose protein sequence is MHWFKSFTERFGFTNPVRGRYRPRIPNQRDMPTYTGKLDDALKYFRSTVGQSDDFVVRIFEIGKVSGALLFYTSICDKRAVEDTLRAIHRHRFPRRTPRPLPQYLVERVLTGSETMFMASTFELKEAISAGKLVMLLDGHPPAIVISAKAVEHRAPDQPILETSTRGSQVAFVENIDINLGMIRQYMSTDTLVIKRWSIGVRSHRVVAMVYVRDIANPILVETVSKRLEAIHTDIINGSAAVEQRIVDHPWSLFSLVRMTSRVDGTCMELNQGKVAIVVDGDPTVLLAPATFQDFFQTVEDYMHTWWEATFMRVLRVIAFILAVWLPALYIAFVDYSPDLLPKTMALQIAQSRQGVPFPAVMEVIIMQLVVEILREATLRMPRQMGQAISIVGGLVVGEAIVQAGIVSNVLLIVVALSAVSVFVTPSYEFTVMSRLGGWVMIVAATLLGFYGVVLATIWTLFEICNLYSFGIPYVDPLGGDHVKDVFLDGLVRLPITVLDRRPEHLHPVDTTGETDLMVPMPNPQLEKWEPGGKRPQHDARRQKANWRKRKRLDL, encoded by the coding sequence ATGCACTGGTTCAAGTCGTTTACCGAGCGGTTCGGATTCACGAACCCCGTCCGCGGCCGGTATCGCCCGCGGATTCCGAACCAGCGCGATATGCCGACCTACACTGGCAAGCTGGATGACGCACTGAAATACTTCCGAAGCACGGTCGGACAGAGCGACGACTTCGTCGTGCGGATCTTCGAAATTGGCAAGGTGTCGGGCGCGCTCCTCTTTTACACCAGCATCTGCGACAAGCGCGCGGTCGAGGACACGCTGCGGGCCATTCACCGCCACCGCTTCCCGCGCCGCACGCCGCGCCCACTGCCGCAGTACCTCGTGGAGCGCGTGCTGACGGGATCGGAGACCATGTTCATGGCGAGCACCTTCGAGCTGAAGGAGGCCATTTCGGCGGGGAAGCTGGTGATGCTGCTCGACGGCCACCCTCCCGCCATCGTCATCAGCGCGAAGGCGGTGGAACACCGCGCGCCCGACCAGCCCATCCTGGAGACGTCGACCCGCGGATCGCAGGTCGCCTTCGTGGAGAACATCGACATCAATCTCGGCATGATCCGCCAGTACATGTCCACGGACACGCTGGTCATCAAGCGCTGGTCCATTGGCGTGCGCTCGCACCGCGTCGTGGCCATGGTGTACGTGCGCGACATCGCGAATCCCATTCTCGTGGAGACCGTGTCCAAGCGGCTCGAGGCCATCCACACCGACATCATCAACGGCTCCGCGGCGGTGGAGCAGCGCATCGTGGATCACCCGTGGTCCTTGTTCAGCCTCGTGCGCATGACCTCCCGCGTGGATGGGACGTGCATGGAACTCAACCAGGGCAAGGTGGCCATTGTCGTGGACGGCGATCCGACCGTGCTTCTGGCGCCGGCGACGTTCCAGGACTTCTTCCAGACCGTCGAGGACTACATGCACACCTGGTGGGAAGCGACGTTCATGCGGGTCCTCCGCGTGATCGCGTTCATCCTCGCCGTCTGGCTTCCGGCGCTGTACATCGCGTTTGTCGACTACAGCCCGGACCTTCTGCCGAAGACGATGGCGCTGCAAATCGCCCAGTCGCGGCAGGGCGTGCCGTTCCCAGCCGTGATGGAGGTCATCATCATGCAACTCGTTGTCGAGATCCTGCGCGAGGCCACGCTGCGCATGCCGAGGCAAATGGGGCAGGCCATTAGCATCGTCGGCGGTCTGGTCGTGGGCGAAGCCATCGTCCAGGCCGGCATCGTCTCCAATGTGCTCCTCATCGTGGTGGCGCTGTCCGCGGTCTCCGTGTTCGTGACGCCGAGCTATGAGTTCACCGTGATGTCGCGCCTCGGCGGATGGGTTATGATTGTCGCGGCCACGCTGCTCGGGTTCTACGGCGTCGTTCTTGCCACCATCTGGACCTTGTTTGAGATCTGCAATCTCTATTCGTTTGGCATCCCGTATGTCGATCCACTGGGAGGCGATCACGTCAAGGACGTGTTCCTCGACGGACTTGTGCGGCTTCCCATCACGGTACTGGACAGGCGCCCCGAACACCTGCATCCCGTGGATACCACGGGCGAGACGGATCTGATGGTGCCCATGCCCAACCCGCAGCTCGAGAAGTGGGAACCTGGTGGCAAGAGGCCACAACATGACGCGCGCCGCCAGAAAGCGAACTGGCGCAAGAGGAAGCGGTTGGACCTATGA
- a CDS encoding Ppx/GppA phosphatase family protein yields the protein MSNRVAIVDLGSNSCRMSIFEIDGESYRPVYEVKQNVRLAEGMTGNRRLTDASVERAIACLRQFVRQGALHDVDEWMPVATAALRQAENGDDVRRKIEQDTGLRFRILTGEEEARYGFLGVVNTMPIQNAVIFDIGGASSEIALMRDRALIRAASLPYGALNLREMFGRYGEQACVRMASDRAAEALAEHAWVQEGELLPLIGLGGTARALAKLFLAETHRKTPRLHGFELPASYVEVKLKQLQQMSVNKRRKMKGIAKHRAEIITTGLAVLATFVRTLKPPSLFVSRCGIREGLLFERMLGSADPVVPSVLEFSVRNFQRHFRIDRAAAGAVADMAMRLGAELSQRLNLDASDRLVLWTAAQLEGAGAFVHPERWRDHAAYLVLHSDLYGLRPAEWQLVAQVVRFDHRDPRAKKLSLLLRLSRWLALELGVEPHEVSRVKGGEIQIETGRRIQDIAEDTADAKVADDIRKALQITCSFRESGSAALSSAR from the coding sequence ATGTCGAATCGCGTGGCCATCGTCGATCTCGGATCGAACTCGTGCCGAATGTCCATTTTCGAGATCGACGGGGAATCGTATCGCCCCGTGTATGAAGTGAAGCAGAACGTCCGACTGGCCGAGGGCATGACGGGCAACCGCCGGTTGACCGACGCAAGCGTGGAACGCGCCATCGCCTGTCTGCGCCAGTTCGTGCGGCAAGGCGCGCTGCACGACGTCGACGAATGGATGCCGGTTGCGACTGCGGCGCTTCGCCAGGCGGAGAACGGCGACGACGTGAGGCGGAAGATCGAACAGGACACTGGCCTGCGTTTTCGCATTCTCACGGGCGAAGAGGAGGCCCGGTATGGGTTTCTCGGCGTGGTCAACACCATGCCGATTCAAAATGCCGTCATTTTCGATATCGGTGGAGCGTCGAGCGAAATCGCCCTCATGCGGGACCGCGCGCTGATACGGGCGGCGAGCCTGCCTTACGGGGCGCTCAACCTCCGCGAGATGTTCGGCAGATACGGGGAGCAGGCGTGCGTGAGAATGGCGAGCGACCGGGCAGCGGAGGCGCTCGCAGAGCATGCGTGGGTGCAGGAAGGCGAACTGCTTCCGCTCATTGGGCTCGGCGGGACGGCGCGCGCCTTGGCGAAGCTGTTTCTGGCGGAGACGCACCGGAAGACGCCGCGGCTGCACGGCTTTGAGCTGCCGGCCTCGTACGTCGAGGTTAAACTTAAACAGCTTCAGCAAATGAGCGTCAACAAGCGGCGCAAAATGAAGGGCATTGCAAAGCACCGGGCGGAGATCATCACCACGGGACTCGCCGTATTGGCCACGTTCGTTCGGACCCTGAAGCCCCCCTCGCTCTTCGTCAGCCGATGCGGCATTCGAGAAGGGCTGTTGTTCGAACGAATGCTCGGGTCTGCCGATCCGGTGGTACCGTCGGTGCTCGAGTTCAGCGTCCGGAATTTCCAGCGCCACTTTCGGATCGATCGCGCCGCAGCGGGCGCTGTCGCCGACATGGCCATGCGGCTCGGCGCGGAGCTGTCTCAGCGGCTCAACCTCGACGCGAGCGACAGGCTGGTCCTGTGGACCGCGGCTCAGCTCGAAGGCGCGGGCGCGTTTGTCCACCCCGAGCGATGGCGCGATCACGCCGCGTATCTGGTGCTTCACTCGGACCTGTACGGACTCAGACCCGCCGAGTGGCAGCTCGTGGCTCAGGTCGTCCGCTTCGATCACCGAGACCCGCGCGCCAAGAAATTGTCGCTTTTGCTCCGCCTCTCGAGGTGGCTCGCGCTGGAGTTGGGCGTCGAGCCGCACGAGGTGTCGAGGGTCAAAGGCGGCGAGATCCAGATTGAAACCGGCCGCAGGATTCAAGACATCGCGGAGGACACGGCGGACGCAAAGGTGGCGGACGACATTCGCAAGGCGCTTCAGATCACGTGCAGCTTTCGCGAATCGGGCTCCGCGGCCCTCAGTTCCGCTCGCTGA
- the panD gene encoding aspartate 1-decarboxylase — MLRQMCKGKLHRVRVTQADLNYVGSITLDPVLMRAARIRPYEMVQITNLENGVLWSTYAIPGDEGSGIVCLNGPPARHFQPGDRVIVLSLAWVDEAEWETFRAAVVLVDDDNRITSIVTTKPADDWQDDLGG, encoded by the coding sequence GTGCTGCGGCAGATGTGCAAAGGCAAGCTCCACCGCGTTCGCGTCACGCAGGCGGATCTCAACTACGTGGGCAGCATCACGCTCGATCCCGTCCTCATGCGGGCCGCGCGCATTCGCCCGTACGAGATGGTGCAGATCACCAACCTGGAAAACGGCGTTCTGTGGTCGACGTACGCCATTCCCGGAGATGAGGGATCCGGCATCGTCTGCCTCAACGGTCCGCCGGCGCGCCACTTTCAGCCAGGCGATCGCGTCATCGTCTTGTCGCTCGCGTGGGTGGACGAGGCGGAATGGGAGACCTTCAGGGCGGCCGTGGTCCTGGTGGACGACGACAACCGCATCACGTCCATCGTGACGACCAAACCTGCGGACGATTGGCAGGACGATCTCGGCGGGTGA